ATGactatcattttaaaactttttttagattgATACTGGCTATTAAACTTACCTCAAGTACGTTTTATTCTAGAACTGGTGGTCAAATTCCTCTTAGTGGTAGTGTTTTTTGCACCTTAGactttgttgtatatttatttaatatcatatatatgatataaaataattatattttgcacCATTTTATTCAGGaatgttcaaggaacattttccttataaataataaatataccaggtgcttcaaaaaaatgtgtacacactttaaactatcgtagttttcccgctctacaaagctaatgttatatttcttcgccGGGTGGCAGGATAATCGTccatttatgttatattgttagttggaatttgtaatatcaacatggcggacgtacgtttgagttttgaagaacgtaagccggttattaagtggtactggaagtttgagaatgtaaatgaagttcaaagacaatggagaagggattatgatacagaaccaccttcaagattaacaattacacgtatacgagacaaattcgaagttcatggaacagtgtgtgatgtgcataaaggtcattcaggtcgacctcgaacagctacaagtgatgagtcttcaacggcagtcttggaactgtttcaacgctctcctaacaaatcttcaaggcaaggggcacgtgaaagtgatgtaagtgctagcagcgtgctacgcattctgaagagaggcaTGTATCATGCTTACATTCCAAGGTTGGTGCAACAGCTAAGTGACGACGATCCAAATCGAAGGTTGCAATTTTGTGAATGGGTTCAGGAGATGGTGATACGTGAACCGGAATTTATGGGTAGCATCATTTGGTCGGATGAagcccaattcaaacttaatggaactgtcaataggcacaattgtgtttactgggctgaagacaatcctcacattacaattgaaaaagctgtaaatttgcctggtgtaaatgtgtggtgcggtttgtcttcaagtggactcattggaccttttcgatttgaaggtactgtaactggtattaattacctaacaatgcttgctgattccatatttcctgccattcgtgcattatacggtgtaactggtattaattacctaacaatgcttgctgattccctatttcctgccattcgtgcattatacggtaatgataatttttattttcaacaagatggtgccccgccGCACTATCACAGGGACGTACGAGCTTACATGGATCAAAATTTGCCGGGCCAGTGAATAGGACGCAGGGGGCCAATCGAGTTTCCAGCACGCTCTCCAGACCTTACACCACTGGATTTCTTCTTATGGGGCACGGTAAAAAATGAGGTGTACAAACGTAAACCACGTAACCTAGACATTCTTTGGAATGAGATTCAAGCTGTGTGTAGAGAAATCTCATTGGACGTTTTGATACgatgtacagaatcagtggtgactcgtactcggaattgtgttgatgctgcaggtcaccaatttgaacagtattaacatttgttatttacgtttcatttacattggactttaagctttctaatttcctgaaattttactttgtagaacggtaaataaattttctatggaagttcaaagtgtgtatacaattttttgaagcacccagtaTATGTAGCCTATTTTAAATGTAGTTACTGCATGCTTCAAAACTTTGATTTGTATAGAAGTTATGATTAGTTACAAAAGATAGGGTAATTAATgtgagcaaaataaaaaaaaataaaagggttaAACTTTTACATATTATGGTGACATATAAGGAAAATACAAGTACAAATTGTCAAAATTGCAACTTTCCCAAAAAGTAAAACTTGTTAAATGTTCATTCTGGATTATTCAGTCTTGTAACTAATTCTGTTCAAGTAATTTGACTTTTagcttataataatacaaaataagtgtgactaaatatataaaagttctcAAATATCACTAAAACGATTTTGAAACTTACGATCCATTGTCGACACATGTTATAACAACATTACAAACATACATTACTCTTCGTAAATAAGAAACAACAACATCTGATTGGTAGAATAAAAACAATGGTGTGGACTAGCTCATTCGTCACAGCCTACGCAGTATGCGAGAACGTGAAGAATACTTCCGAGATTACAATATGTAATGGAGCATAGAAATTATCAGGAAGTAAAGTAAACAATTCTCTTTCCATTAGTATCAATACTGATACATTTTGAGCATAATACAAACTAGTAAAAAAAACATAGGCAGTGTTAAAAGACTCGATATTggataactaaaataaaactaatattggaTAGTTTATTGGAGAATATAACTAAAATGTCCGATGTCAGGATTTTGCCATGTGCAGGgttaagttttattgaaataagtttagttttaatgagttaaaatttatgtatatgtatattacttATACAGTACTTTTAAACACTTTGTACATAACTCTTTTCCATAACACAATAACTGGGATtccttttcaaaacttaaaacgggtgtaatttaaaaccataatggataaaagttttgttttaaataactcatAATTTTTAAGACacatgttaatttatttctaattgtaatgtagttaaaaacaatttttcacagATGCAACTAGTTTGAAACCTTTTGTTGGTTGATACTGACTAACGAATTTACCCAAGACAAGTGTAGGTATATctctgtaccaagtttagtttgAATCAGACAGAACTTATGGTAGTTGTTGTGTTCACAAGCCTGTATTATATTGCATAAGCTCATATTTGGATCACAGAATTTTGTGATCTAGAGGAtttgatttaaacaaaatctaCCAAAAAACCATGGATTAACCACAAAAATACTTGCATACTGAACAAATGTTTTGGATTTGGTAATAATTCTTATGTTGGAAATAGGGCTCATACTATAGATAAGTATAGGTATGCACCTGGTCCTTGAGCAGCTTGGTGAGTCTGGCCAGGATGTCCGACCTATGTTGTTGTAACTTTTGTTTGCCGTCCGGATGTCTGGCCATCTGACCAATCACAGCCACTGCCTTCGCTCGAATTATTGCTACTGGGTTTTCCATCATCATGGCCAGCTTCATCCCGCCATTATTTAGTGCAACTCTCTTAGCCTCCATATCCTGATCCAACATCAACTCCAATGTCTCCAGCAGGATTCTCTGTCAATTGTGAATCAATAAAAATTCCTTCAGCTGTAACAACTATGAAAGAACTGATACCACTGTTTAAATGGTATAATGGGAGGGCTTTCAACTTTAAGAACTTTGAatctatataaacaaaatattcaataaacaatacaaaaagtgTTATGAACACTTTCTTTCTTTATGTGAACAGtagctttgattgtattaataacacaggagataaataatttatatggagAAATTGTAATGAGGTCTAAGGAATTAGTTTTGTTAGTTCTGAGAGCCAGTGCTGGGGCATGCCACGACCACCAggattattttattcttttcaaacAGTCTGACGAGAGAGTCCTCAAGGTCCCCTGAATAAGCCGCTGCAATCATACAGTAATAAgtagtttaagtttattattatttgttttattttgagtaCTGTCAACAAACATTATTCTCAGCTGATAGGTATCAGCTGTTGTGACATGTTTCTTGTTCCTGCCTTGTGTAAGCTTACCTTAAAAGTGGTCAAGCTCGTGTATGTGTTGACAGATCTCATTGtaaaaagtactgttggaattataataaaatttataaattagttggTATGATATCTATACACTTTTTAACTATGCCAATTTTTTgtcatttgattttaaatacaaattttcaacagacgccattttgttaatattaaagatcAAATAACATAATCATTATTTTGAGATTCCCTCTTATTTGCCAAAACCTATGTGCAGagtttggtatctgtagctttactagttctagacataatgttttataaaaaatacaaaatgacgcACAACCTATTTTATATGTCTTTTGTTTGAAATCAATACTATCAACCACAGAAATTTATGACACCCTTTTATGACCATgctgttatatatatttaataaaagtaggAATAACACATCATGTGtaaaataacactatattttattttaaactacttttcagatatatttatatttcatcttgatacgttaatattattatatgaatgtaTGATAATATTGAAAAGCAATAATAGAATATCATAATACTTGTCATAGAACGGTTCCGTGATGCAGAATTTGGGATCATTCTGCCCATTATGAAACCATTTCTTAATAAGTTAATAGATTAACTCTGGATTTGACCACACATGAACTTATTAAGTAACACctcttaataacaaatttaatcattataaCTTACTACGATGCGATCATCTTTTTCAATATTCAGCCGATTAATAGTGGTAATTATGAATTGCTTTTTGATCATTTCGTCAACacctaaaattagtaattagtattagtattacagtatgtatcatttataattttagacatttttgtccTCTTTTGTAGGATTCATTAACTTTAAGCTTTCAGATTATAGATCAGCAGTaaaatacaatacacatttttcagaTCTCAAACTGATGACTTCGGTTTATTGATTGATCATGTATTGGTCAATGTGTTCTTGAACATTgctagaaaaaattataaacccattatttatctatattattttgaAGTCATAATAATAGACTCACCGAAGTACCAAGATGCCAGTGCTAGAGATGTTTTAGCAGCACTGATTCGTACATTCACATCTGTGTCAGATAACAGGTCAGATAAGTTACTCATGATAGTCTTGTGGGTGACGATTGCCATTTTCCCGTGTGGCTGCATCGCCAGCACTTCTAATAACATCAGCACACGCTGCCTCACATACGCATCCTCACATACCATCAGCCTCACTAACCTGGACTCGGAAAATACAGGATCCGTTAACATACTATTCATGTAGTATAATCTTCCCCTTAAAAATTGCTaagtttaatcataatatatttagcATTTGATCAATTTTCTCTCtttgaaattattcataaagGTTGGTTTGACATGAAATTcatgctaaatattttatatttacaaaaataatcttttcatATGCATACATCTGTGTATGGATATTAAAGTGCAATACATAGCCTGTACATTGTAAAATCAATCAAATCGGCCTAATTCGTACAAAATTGTGGagaaacaataatcaaaatcaaaatgtctttattacgtgaacattaagtacagtaatttgtCAAAATAGTGCAACATGTTCTGACATTAGGGTTTTGTaatcataataattgtaaatagtgttatATTACTGTGTCTTTTCATACATTAGTTCTGTATTGTGTTTGTAAACTACACCAGTAAAATAAGAGAAATTTATttgaatgataaatttatttatttatattgctgataaatttatttcaatgatgtGGGTCTTTCTATGGCAGTTTTATGGTGTTGCTGTTTACTTGTGTTATGGTGTACTGTAACTTGTATAAATATTCACTTCTTGTAAAATGTCATATAGAGGCCTTTTATTATGTTTGAATACATATTTAGGAGTATTAAAAGAGTAGAAAGCAGCTAGTCTAAGTAATTTATCAGCATTTCTGcgtaaatatatttagattaaaccCATAAAAATGGGtagattttcaaaaattttgattttatttacaaagttaaaacagcatttttgttatttttacaatatattacaactTATTCTCAATGGTTTGCAAGATAACCTGcatgtttcaaataaataaacttgcaatcatttataaaacattgtttaaagggctttttaaaattgttcttttttaacagtttgtttatgtgttaaaaactgaaacattatGTTTTGTCAACATTACTGGTATATGTCCTTTTTCAGATGTCAAAAAACCTAAAACATGcttgtaaatcaataaattatcaagGTGGTGGTGGACATGCTAGAGTCATTCTTGACAACACATGATGTTCATatgagttataaatttaatttggtgTCATACAAGTGTCCTGTTCATGACACCAAATTGTATGAATAACTTATACAATAACTATTGTTTGACAGCAATCAATTGTGTTATTGATTTTAGTGTGTTCATaccaaatttttgtttattcattaatttacatGTATACTTATCTCATATCTTGGATTAGTTTTGACACTTGAAGATAGGTAGATGGTGGAAAGTGTCAGGATCTACATACTCCTTCCTACACATATGCTAAGTCAGTGCGTCCTCAAAGGACATTCACAGCCACCTTCTTTTCCttcaagagatatttttatgAGCACACTGCCTGTTCTAATTATTGTCTTTTTATTACATCTGATCAGGCTGAGCTGAACTGACTGGTTTCTTTCCTGTCCtctaatatttatctattttcatATCTTTCTACTCTTATGTATTGCATCAGCCGATTCACTGGACGATTAACTTCTATAATTTCCTGAGTTGGTTTTATTTCCTTACTATACTACCCAAGATAAAATAGCATATGCTAAAGTGGGCTGAATATAAAGCTTTATCTGATTGATTACAATAAAGAACTTCATGTTCCAAATGGAGTACACAGAGAGACTTCTACAGGATAGTATTGACTTCCAAAATGTTCAGACTGCAGGAAGCCCTTAAAAGAGACAATATAAATCAATCCTACTAGTCCCTTGAGGAAATCTGATAGTTCCTTTACAGAAGGTTACATACACATTATCAGCCTCCTCTTAGCAACccatttttcaattcaattcaataatatctttattcacacacattcatcaagaatggttacagagtcaacacatgcagtaaaaattgatgtcatcaagaagtaggtaaactagtttaaaactattataaatgcaaagagaaaatatctttaaaatttgatatcaactaacatttctgtaaaataaaatatatatgaggagaaaatatatgaatgcatatacatacacatacatgtcttaaataatagcattaacagaattaaaaaactcattcaaactataaattgtagagtttatcaacaggctgtgcagtcttttcttcagagttttagagtcacatgttttgaagttttctggaaGCATGTTAAAGAGTCTTGCACCGCTATAGGAAGGCTTCTTGGTGTAAAGGGTTGTTCTATGCGCTGGAAGGGATATATCATTTGCCCGTCTTGTTGTGTAGCTGTTGACGTCACCAACCCTTGGTAATCTTTCTCTTGAGGCGTGGGTGATTACCTCGATGATGTATATGGACACTACTGTGAGtatctcaaaagatttaaaagcctCTCTACAAGATTCTTGTGGCTGTAGTCCTGCCATGATCCGCATAACCCGCTTCTGTAATACCAGGACACGATGAAGGTTGCCGGCAGATGAACTTCCCCACAGAGTTATTCCATATCGAACATGTGATTCGAACAGAGCGTGATATGCGGCTTTCAAAGCGATAGAGGTACCAATGGATTTAATCCTCTTCATTGCAAAGATTGCAGAGAGTTCCTTTACAGAAGGTTACATACACATTATCAGCCTCCTCTTAGCAACCCACTTTCCAGGTTCCAACTCTTTTGTGGGCACTGAGATTTCTCCCTTAGAAGATCTAATGCTTTGATTCTCTAGTTGGAACAACTGCATAGCTGCTAAGTTGTTCACTCCAGGTAATGTGCGTTGAGCAGTGAACTCTTCAAACCATTAAAAAGTTCCCCCATGGGGGGATGGGGTCTTTCTAGTCTTTCTGGCATGAGATGTGCTAGTGATTTTTTTCCCCAGTCAATACACACCTCTTTGTGTGTGCGTACTATGGATTGTACAGGTCTGTATACCTGTTTTGTAGTGGTACAAAACAGTTAGATTTGTGCTTCTTTAATTGGTCCTGAACTTAAGGTACATACTTTGACTTTTTTGTACTGCAGCTATGTTGTCATGTTGTTTGGTGAATTTATCATCGTGTTTTATTGATTGGCTTATAATTTTTGTGCCATAACAAAGTCAATgattattcagtaaattttactaaaattttgtgtaatttaattttatagctatGAGTCTAAACCATAAAAAAGCTGATATAAGTTGGTTAGTAGATTGAAAATAACTGCCTGAGCAACGTGTGTTGTAGTAAGAATCTGTCTTAAACTAGACAAAAATAGTCACTTAAGATTAACATCAAAACTTTGAAAGCCCTTGGAGCAGAGCCCTATcgttgaatgtattttaaaaccaCAAGAGGCACATCTAGAGTGTAACAGCTTACAATTGatatcaaatatgtatataaaatctctaaataacagttataatgtgtaaataaacaaCCTTTATAATTGTTCCTAATTATATATACAAAGCATCCTATAAAAAACAACAGATGCATTTCCCTGATAGTGATAACTATCTTAAAGTGAAGAACAAACACATctacaatatttacagtaaatttgcCTGGCCATAACAACCGCAGCGTGCTCTGAATGGATGGCCTTTGTTTaagaaaaaagtattgttttaagaATTCTTACCACATGACCTCCATTTAGAGGCCAAATGTATTCAATATTAAAGCAACATTGGAATGGTATTTCTTCTAGTATTCACCACTTACCTCAAGGATTCTAAGGGGGCTTTAGAGTTTTATGGTTTCTTATTGGATGGCTCCATTGTGAGGCCAAGTAGATTTCATCTTGAAGCAAGACAACAAACAGAGTGCAGAGAAcattttttttcctaattttcaTCACTTACCCTAAGAAGTCtaagaattatttagaaatttattatgtCATATCGGAAGACTACCATTTGGAGGACAAGTGCATTCCATGTGGAAGGAAATAACAGAGTGAAGAGATGCAGGTTTCTTCTAACGAGCATCACTTATCTCAAGGATTCTAAAGATGGTTCAGAGTTTGATTTCTTACTTGATGAACATCCATTTGGATGGAAAGTGTAATCCATTCGGAAGCAAggaagtaaaatataatgaagaGATGGAGTTTTCTTCTAACCATTGTCACTTACCTCAACaagaattctaaaaaaattaaaaatttatttaatttagaaccACCGTTTGGAGGCCACGTATATATTCCATCCTGAAGCAATCAGTTAACATTAGATAGCAAAGATGCCATTTCTCCAAATATTCATCAATTACCTCAAGGAACCTAAGGATGATTTAGAACGTTTCGAGATCTTACCAGATGATCTCAGTTAAGAGACCTAGTGTAATACATtctgaaacaagaaaacaaaataaaaagcagAGATGCGAGTTTCTTCCAATGTTCCATGTATCTCAAAGATTATATGGGTGATTTAGAATTACATAATTTCTTACCAGATGACCTTTGGAGCCTAAGTGTATTCCATTCTGAACCAAGGTACTAAAATAGAAATGAAGACTTCTGCCAAAGTTCGTCTTTTATGCCGATGATTATAATGCTAACTTACAGATTTATGATTTTTTACTGAATGATCTCGTATGGAGGCCAAGAGTAATCAATCTATATTGGCCATTTcccaagtttgatatttttctACATTTGCTACATATATGCTATTTTACGTgaattttggatgaaaataaaattgtcaacattacagtatttttttaaattgtgcaaGGTAACTGCaaatctgaaaaaattataataatggtttgtttcaaaaattatcataatcCTACAATTAATTGTAGTCTGCTTATAGAAAACAAACACAGTGCAATGAGTAGATTTGCCATGTGTGGTGTGTTCACTCATCCTGTTATGAGCAGAAAGTGCGTACTCCTTGTACAGAATAGAATAGATAACATATAAACTTCGCAAGTTTTACTGTACAACTTCAAGCTAAAACACGTACCTAGGTATAACTTGCAGTCTTATAGCTTCCACGGCTTTTTCTGGGTCATGGACCATGTCAAGTAAAGAGTTGATGGCGTTTTTCGATATCAAAGGGTCAGAGCTCAGTAGTTCTGTTTTCTAAAATCAGTTTAACAAAGAATGGACTTTTtcatcattgtatatttttaaacagtaaaatgtgaaattataaaaatataagactCATATTTGGTACTTATACTGGTTAGCagtttaccattttattatttttattgctttcaataAGTCAGAGTATTTTAACAAAGtagataaattgaatattttatttgatatagatttttttaaataaattcattcttcccactaatattataaatgcatccgactaataatataaatgggaaagtttgaatgtttggatatttggatgtttggatgtttagatgtttggaggtttgtcctcgaatcatgctgaaactgctatacggattgtgctgaaatttggaacaggtgtAGCTTTtagtctgaattaacacttagagtgctttttaccacccataacacattcattacaccaaataaagtcgaattcaaattgaaaaattagtttgtttacattcaaatgttatgatattggagtgttttacattggaccCGGCAGATTGCGgtacgacacgtaatataaattgaactgatacttaacagctgttaacacttttagCTGatgttcatcaaagaggcagaaacatgtgtttacatttaaattttagtaaatattaaatgattgtaaagtgcttaatcagcagtgtaatgcagattgcaaatacgaagttattttattttaaatttagattgcgccaatgatcaataatccatctaatacaatagaaatgctatttatacgctgttataacaactaccttattgtataaagctgtgaagttttgcacataacgtaatctaatctggttagttcctttaacattgtgtatggcctttttactgtagttattgaaaagcaaatagagataacattgccctaatacttgaagcatatacccctaatacatatttagtgatcggtaaaaatatcaaaatcacttaatcatcaaaatttaacctaatttagattccgaaaccaaaaTACGagtatgagaccattgttttggttagtgcaacagcataaatcaattgtggaattGTAAATAGATTaaaccgggggtgaatttaaatgaccagaacagacccatattgaccgcagcaacattttagttgtacgatagactttcgtcattgggataaaaaggctaactcttattgttactgaagccatcgaagaacttcaataaattatcatggaaggatcccaaacctctgttctttaaacttaaatctcaattggatcaggagattggaatagctttgagtgactatcgactatctctagactgtttattatgtcatagaaaaagaatacatagatatattgtccagtttttcaacagaaaattttgtgcgaagctgcgggtaactgctagtttttaaataaacttattctttaatttatttttttaccagaAATTCCATGGATTAACTGAGAGCTTACTGTTTCACCAGGCACTTTAATGAAGGTGAAAGGTGAAATGCCCAAATATGTGTAATAATGAATTATCCATAAAATGAAGATGAGTGTAAGCAACTCCTATATTCTTAGTTCAGGCCAACTGATATATAAAACAGGCCGAAAAGTGGATGTGACGAGATTGTTTTTGACATGTAGATTTGAGAGCTAATACGAGGcatattcagaaagtaagtaccgtttcattCTACTGCTGCCGTAGCGCTGCAATCGGTGTTTCCGCGCATGCGCACTAgtcgtccttgttcactggctatcgaCTCATGCCATTTTAGTTGTTGTATactgtgttttcagttttctctgaacgtttaaaatgtttaaggcaATTTTAGTGATATCGCCGATTGTGAGATTCGTTCAGTAATAAGATATTTGAACGCAAGGAATGGAACCGACTGAAATTTATTGTCAACTCCGAAATGTTTACAGGGAAGACGTGATGAGTGAAAGAATGTTTAGAAAGTGAGTTAGAATGTTCAATGGTGGTTGAAC
The Homalodisca vitripennis isolate AUS2020 chromosome 1, UT_GWSS_2.1, whole genome shotgun sequence DNA segment above includes these coding regions:
- the LOC124365850 gene encoding radial spoke head 14 homolog isoform X1, whose product is MNEGRHQFLRVEKPAYTLHSNALERIIARALGQNMRNETAVKPLLPLVNSEAHICCSDVNVTTASVAFGRWAIPKLKTELLSSDPLISKNAINSLLDMVHDPEKAVEAIRLQVIPRLVRLMVCEDAYVRQRVLMLLEVLAMQPHGKMAIVTHKTIMSNLSDLLSDTDVNVRISAAKTSLALASWYFGVDEMIKKQFIITTINRLNIEKDDRIVRILLETLELMLDQDMEAKRVALNNGGMKLAMMMENPVAIIRAKAVAVIGQMARHPDGKQKLQQHRSDILARLTKLLKDQNVDVKTQAAGALMFALCTTEAKLHCLTLATLSHLLDCAQMFRAPGLQMNSIKALTSLAESPKGQITLRRNIHRVQDIRPADEIVKRHKDILLTVINRVI
- the LOC124365850 gene encoding uncharacterized protein LOC124365850 isoform X2, with the protein product MVHDPEKAVEAIRLQVIPRLVRLMVCEDAYVRQRVLMLLEVLAMQPHGKMAIVTHKTIMSNLSDLLSDTDVNVRISAAKTSLALASWYFGVDEMIKKQFIITTINRLNIEKDDRIVRILLETLELMLDQDMEAKRVALNNGGMKLAMMMENPVAIIRAKAVAVIGQMARHPDGKQKLQQHRSDILARLTKLLKDQNVDVKTQAAGALMFALCTTEAKLHCLTLATLSHLLDCAQMFRAPGLQMNSIKALTSLAESPKGQITLRRNIHRVQDIRPADEIVKRHKDILLTVINRVI